In Kryptolebias marmoratus isolate JLee-2015 linkage group LG22, ASM164957v2, whole genome shotgun sequence, a single window of DNA contains:
- the foxn2a gene encoding forkhead box protein N2, with product MGPIIGMSPDKKTEIPGMQEERTGLRGVCGVGTLPEAECASSPLATSVDRTGGTEDEELTNLNWLHENLLQNFTLGGPEAQPSGSPLFDIEGDYGSNQGPSSSSSSSSLSHNRGRERDSLKSKPPFSFSLLIYMAIEQSPSKSLPVKEIYGWILEHFPYFSNAPTGWKNSVRHNLSLNKCFRKVDRSLGKANGKGSLWCVDPEYRPNLIQALKKQHFPAAHAFCTPPASPPSASSPPRHLFLQGCSFKESDIDAATAMMLLNSAPGHHVDPCNSDGPLDLSRPDSVLVSSDPKQDHNYSSVALQRCSSRSSSSSLSSLDEGGCDRGQSRRAGSEGFHSDEDSDLWDERGVQQTSRRPPAIKWPISKRARHEVKPELDEELKEAAGSLLHLAGIRSCTEGSKRTVKSTKLNRK from the exons ATGGGTCCAATCATTGGGATGTCACCAGATAAGAAAACGGAAATTCCGGGTATGCAAGAAGAGCGGACAGGACTCCGAGGTGTTTGTGGCGTGGGAACCCTGCCCGAGGCGGAGTGCGCATCCAGCCCGCTCGCGACGAGTGTGGACCGTACCGGAGGCACCGAGGACGAGGAGCTCACCAACCTCAACTGGCTCCACGAGAACCTGCTGCAGAACTTCACGCTCGGGGGGCCCGAAGCTCAGCCGAGCGGCAGCCCCCTCTTTGACATAGAAGGAGATTACGGGTCCAACCAGGGCCCGTCGTCATCATCGTCCTCCTCGTCTTTGTCACACAACAGAGGCAGGGAGCGGGACTCGTTGAAGTCTAAGCCACCTTTCTCTTTTTCCCTCCTCATCTACATGGCCATTGAGCAGTCTCCCAGCAAGTCCCTGCCCGTTAAAGAAATCTACGGCTGGATTCTGGAGCACTTCCCCTACTTCTCCAACGCTCCCACTGGCTGGAAGAACTCAGTTCGTCACAACTTGTCTCTAAACAAATGCTTCCGCAAGGTCGACAGGAGTTTAGGAAAG GCCAACGGGAAAGGTTCCCTCTGGTGTGTTGACCCCGAGTATCGCCCCAACCTAATCCAAGCCCTCAAGAAGCAGCACTTCCCAGCCGCACATGCCTTCTGCACGCCCCCCGCCTCCCCACCCAG TGCCTCCTCCCCCCCTCGTCATCTCTTTCTTCAAGGCTGCTCATTCAAAG AGTCTGATATTGATGCTGCCACTGCCATGATGCTCTTAAACTCTGCCCCCGGGCACCACGTTGACCCAT GTAACTCTGACGGCCCGCTGGACCTCTCCCGACCCGACTCTGTCCTGGTCAGTAGCGATCCGAAGCAGGACCACAACTACAGCAGCGTGGCGCTGCAGCGCTGCtcctcccgctcctcctcctcctctctgtcctccctGGACGAAGGCGGCTGCGACCGCGGACAGTCTCGCCGCGCCGGCAGCGAGGGTTTCCACAGCGACGAGGACTCCGACCTCTGGGACGAGAGGGGCGTCCAGCAAACGTCCCGGCGTCCGCCTGCCATCAAGTGGCCCATTAGCAAGAGGGCCCGACACGAGGTCAAGCCGGAGCTGGACGAGGAGCTGAAGGAAGCTGCCGGCTCCTTGCTGCACCTCGCTGGTATACGCAGCTGCACAGAGG
- the fbxo11a gene encoding F-box only protein 11a isoform X2 has translation MNSVRASNVSRRPRRVSRPRPVQPERNHQERDEDIPADMVAEESGPGAQNSPYQLRRKSLPKRTVCPTKTNMEGASTSTTENFGHRPKRPRVSGKCPDLPAPAEQYLQEKLPDEVVLKIFSYLLEQDLCRAACVCKRFSELANDPILWKRLYMEVFEYTRPMMHPETGKFYQINPEEYEQPNPWKESFQQLYKGAHVKPGFAEHFYSNPARYKGRDNMFYYDTIEDALGGGQEPHFDGLIFVHSGIYTDEWIYIESPITMIGAAPGKVAEKVIIENTRDSTFVFMEGSEDAYVGFMTIRFNPDDKSAQHHNAHHCLEITVNCSPIIDHCIIRSTCTVGSAVCVSGQGACPTIKHCNISDCENVGLYITDHAQGIYEDNEISNNALAGIWVKNHGNPIIRRNHIHHGRDVGVFTFDHGMGYFESCNIHRNRIAGFEVKAYANPTVVHCEIHHGQTGGIYVHEKGRGQFIDNKIYANNFAGVWITSNSDPTIRGNAIYNGNQGGVYIFGDGRGLIEGNDIYGNALAGIQIRTNSCPIVRHNKIHDGQHGGIYVHEKGQGVIEENEVYSNTLAGVWVTTGSTPVLRRNRIHSGKQVGVYFYDNGHGVLEDNDIYNHMYSGVQIRTGSNPKIRRNKIWGGQNGGILVYNSGLGFIEDNEIFDNAMAGVWIKTDSNPTLRRNKIHDGRDGGICIFNGGRGLLEENDIFRNAQAGVLISTNSHPVLRKNRIFDGFAAGIEITNHATATLEGNQIFNNRFGGLFLASGVNVTMKDNKILNNQDAIEKAVSRGQCLYKISSYTSYPMHDFYRCHTCNTTDRNAICVNCIKKCHQGHDVEFIRHDRFFCDCGAGTLSNPCTLAGEPTHDTDTLYDSAPPIESNTLQHN, from the exons ATGAACTCCGTCAGAGCAAGCAACGTTAGCAGAAGACCCAGGCGAGTGTCGAGGCCGCGCCCGGTGCAGCCGGAGAGGAATCACCAGGAAAGAG ATGAGGACATTCCTGCAGATATGGTTGCAGAAGAATCTGGTCCCGGAGCTCAGAATAGTCCCTACCAACTTAGAAGAAAGTCTCTACCCAAGAGAACAGTGTGTCCAACAAAGACAAATATGGAG GGTGCTTCCACTTCAACAACAGAGAACTTTGGACACCGACCTAAGCGCCCCAGAGTTTCAGGAAAGTGTCCGGATTTACCAG ctccagcagagcAGTACTTGCAGGAGAAGCTTCCAGATGAGGTGGTGCTGAAGATTTTCTCCTACCTGTTGGAGCAGGACTTGTGCCGTGCAGCGTGTGTGTGCAAGCGTTTCAGTGAGCTTGCCAATGACCCCATCCTCTG gaagagGCTGTACATGGAAGTGTTTGAGTACACCCGACCCATGATGCACCCTGAGACGGGGAAGTTTTACCAGATAAATCCAGAAGAATATGAGCAGCCGAACCCGTGGAAGGAGAGTTTTCAGCAGCTG TATAAAGGTGCCCATGTGAAGCCAGGCTTTGCAGAGCACTTCTACAGTAATCCTGCCAGATACAAAGGGAGAGATAACATGTTT TACTATGACACCATTGAAGATGCTCTGGGAGGGGGTCAGGAGCCTCACTTCGACGGCTTGATATTTGTCCACTCTGGAATTTACACAGATGAATGGATCTACATCGAATCACCTATCACAATGATCGGCGCTG ctcctggaAAAGTAGCAGAGAAAGTTATCATTGAAAACACCAGAGACTCTACTTTTGTCTTCATGGAAGGCTCAGAGGATGCTTACGTTGGATTCATGaccatcagg TTCAATCCTGACGATAAATCTGCTCAGCACCACAATGCACACCACTGCTTGGAGATCACGGTCAACTGCAGCCCCATCATCGACCACTGCATCATACGCAGCACATGCACAG TGGGGTCAGCTGTCTGCGTCAGCGGACAGGGTGCTTGTCCCACAATCAAGCACTGCAACATCAGTGACTGTGAAAACGTTGGTCTTTACATCACTGACCATGCACAG GGAATATATGAGGATAATGAGATCTCAAACAATGCTCTGGCTGGTATCTGGGTGAAGAATCATGGCAACCCAATTATCAGACGAAACCACATCCACCACGGCAGAGACGTAGGGGTTTTCACATTCGATCACGGCATG GGTTACTTTGAGAGCTGCAACATCCACAGGAACAGAATAGCTGGCTTCGAGGTGAAAGCATATGCCAATCCCACAGTGGTTCACTGCGAGATCCATCACGGTCAGACTGGGGGCATCTACGTGCACGAAAAGGGCCGCGGTCAGTTCATCGATAACAAGATCTATGCAAATAACTTTGCAGGGGTGTGGATCACCTCAAATAGTGACCCTACAATAAG GGGGAACGCCATTTATAATGGCAACCAAGGTGGCGTTTATATTTTTGGTGATGGCCGAGGCCTCATCGAAGGAAACGACATCTATGGCAACGCCCTGGCTGGAATCCAGATCAGGACAAACAGCTGCCCTATTGTCAGGCACAACAAGATCCATGATGGCCAACATGGTGGCATATATGTg CATGAAAAAGGACAAGGAGTCATCGAGGAGAATGAGGTGTACAGCAACACATTAGCAGGAGTGTGGGTGACGACGGGGAGTACGCCGGTGCTGAGGAGGAACAGGATACACAGCGGGAAGCAG GTTGGGGTCTACTTCTATGACAACGGCCACGGCGTGCTGGAGGACAATGACATCTACAATCACATGTACTCTGGAGTTCAAATAAG GACTGGCAGCAATCCCAAGATCAGGCGGAACAAGATCTGGGGGGGTCAGAATGGGGGCATTTTGGTTTACAACTCAG gcTTAGGATTCATTGAGGACAATGAGATCTTTGATAACGCGATGGCCGGAGTGTGGATCAAGACAGACAGTAACCCCACCCTGAGAAGGAATAAGATCCACGATGGGAGAGATGGTGGGATCTGTATTTTCAACGGAGGAAGAG GGTTGCTAGAAGAGAACGACATCTTCAGAAACGCTCAGGCAGGTGTTCTCATTAGCACCAACAGTCACCCCGTGCTGAGGAAAAACAGGATATTTGACGGCTTTGCTGCAG GTATTGAGATCACCAACCACGCCACAGCGACTCTAGAAGGCAATCAGATCTTCAACAATCGTTTTGGGGGATTGTTCCTTGCATCTGGTGTCAATGTTACAATGAAAG ATAATAAAATATTGAACAATCAAGATGCCATTGAAAAAGCTGTGAGCAGAGGTCAGTGCCTGTACAAGATTTCAAGTTACACCAGCTACCCGATGCACGATTTCTACAG GTGTCACACCTGCAACACGACGGACCGCAATGCCATCTGTGTGAACTGTATCAAGAAGTGTCACCAAGGACACGACGTGGAGTTCATCAGACATGATAG
- the fbxo11a gene encoding F-box only protein 11a isoform X1, with protein MNSVRASNVSRRPRRVSRPRPVQPERNHQERDEDIPADMVAEESGPGAQNSPYQLRRKSLPKRTVCPTKTNMEGASTSTTENFGHRPKRPRVSGKCPDLPAAPAEQYLQEKLPDEVVLKIFSYLLEQDLCRAACVCKRFSELANDPILWKRLYMEVFEYTRPMMHPETGKFYQINPEEYEQPNPWKESFQQLYKGAHVKPGFAEHFYSNPARYKGRDNMFYYDTIEDALGGGQEPHFDGLIFVHSGIYTDEWIYIESPITMIGAAPGKVAEKVIIENTRDSTFVFMEGSEDAYVGFMTIRFNPDDKSAQHHNAHHCLEITVNCSPIIDHCIIRSTCTVGSAVCVSGQGACPTIKHCNISDCENVGLYITDHAQGIYEDNEISNNALAGIWVKNHGNPIIRRNHIHHGRDVGVFTFDHGMGYFESCNIHRNRIAGFEVKAYANPTVVHCEIHHGQTGGIYVHEKGRGQFIDNKIYANNFAGVWITSNSDPTIRGNAIYNGNQGGVYIFGDGRGLIEGNDIYGNALAGIQIRTNSCPIVRHNKIHDGQHGGIYVHEKGQGVIEENEVYSNTLAGVWVTTGSTPVLRRNRIHSGKQVGVYFYDNGHGVLEDNDIYNHMYSGVQIRTGSNPKIRRNKIWGGQNGGILVYNSGLGFIEDNEIFDNAMAGVWIKTDSNPTLRRNKIHDGRDGGICIFNGGRGLLEENDIFRNAQAGVLISTNSHPVLRKNRIFDGFAAGIEITNHATATLEGNQIFNNRFGGLFLASGVNVTMKDNKILNNQDAIEKAVSRGQCLYKISSYTSYPMHDFYRCHTCNTTDRNAICVNCIKKCHQGHDVEFIRHDRFFCDCGAGTLSNPCTLAGEPTHDTDTLYDSAPPIESNTLQHN; from the exons ATGAACTCCGTCAGAGCAAGCAACGTTAGCAGAAGACCCAGGCGAGTGTCGAGGCCGCGCCCGGTGCAGCCGGAGAGGAATCACCAGGAAAGAG ATGAGGACATTCCTGCAGATATGGTTGCAGAAGAATCTGGTCCCGGAGCTCAGAATAGTCCCTACCAACTTAGAAGAAAGTCTCTACCCAAGAGAACAGTGTGTCCAACAAAGACAAATATGGAG GGTGCTTCCACTTCAACAACAGAGAACTTTGGACACCGACCTAAGCGCCCCAGAGTTTCAGGAAAGTGTCCGGATTTACCAG cagctccagcagagcAGTACTTGCAGGAGAAGCTTCCAGATGAGGTGGTGCTGAAGATTTTCTCCTACCTGTTGGAGCAGGACTTGTGCCGTGCAGCGTGTGTGTGCAAGCGTTTCAGTGAGCTTGCCAATGACCCCATCCTCTG gaagagGCTGTACATGGAAGTGTTTGAGTACACCCGACCCATGATGCACCCTGAGACGGGGAAGTTTTACCAGATAAATCCAGAAGAATATGAGCAGCCGAACCCGTGGAAGGAGAGTTTTCAGCAGCTG TATAAAGGTGCCCATGTGAAGCCAGGCTTTGCAGAGCACTTCTACAGTAATCCTGCCAGATACAAAGGGAGAGATAACATGTTT TACTATGACACCATTGAAGATGCTCTGGGAGGGGGTCAGGAGCCTCACTTCGACGGCTTGATATTTGTCCACTCTGGAATTTACACAGATGAATGGATCTACATCGAATCACCTATCACAATGATCGGCGCTG ctcctggaAAAGTAGCAGAGAAAGTTATCATTGAAAACACCAGAGACTCTACTTTTGTCTTCATGGAAGGCTCAGAGGATGCTTACGTTGGATTCATGaccatcagg TTCAATCCTGACGATAAATCTGCTCAGCACCACAATGCACACCACTGCTTGGAGATCACGGTCAACTGCAGCCCCATCATCGACCACTGCATCATACGCAGCACATGCACAG TGGGGTCAGCTGTCTGCGTCAGCGGACAGGGTGCTTGTCCCACAATCAAGCACTGCAACATCAGTGACTGTGAAAACGTTGGTCTTTACATCACTGACCATGCACAG GGAATATATGAGGATAATGAGATCTCAAACAATGCTCTGGCTGGTATCTGGGTGAAGAATCATGGCAACCCAATTATCAGACGAAACCACATCCACCACGGCAGAGACGTAGGGGTTTTCACATTCGATCACGGCATG GGTTACTTTGAGAGCTGCAACATCCACAGGAACAGAATAGCTGGCTTCGAGGTGAAAGCATATGCCAATCCCACAGTGGTTCACTGCGAGATCCATCACGGTCAGACTGGGGGCATCTACGTGCACGAAAAGGGCCGCGGTCAGTTCATCGATAACAAGATCTATGCAAATAACTTTGCAGGGGTGTGGATCACCTCAAATAGTGACCCTACAATAAG GGGGAACGCCATTTATAATGGCAACCAAGGTGGCGTTTATATTTTTGGTGATGGCCGAGGCCTCATCGAAGGAAACGACATCTATGGCAACGCCCTGGCTGGAATCCAGATCAGGACAAACAGCTGCCCTATTGTCAGGCACAACAAGATCCATGATGGCCAACATGGTGGCATATATGTg CATGAAAAAGGACAAGGAGTCATCGAGGAGAATGAGGTGTACAGCAACACATTAGCAGGAGTGTGGGTGACGACGGGGAGTACGCCGGTGCTGAGGAGGAACAGGATACACAGCGGGAAGCAG GTTGGGGTCTACTTCTATGACAACGGCCACGGCGTGCTGGAGGACAATGACATCTACAATCACATGTACTCTGGAGTTCAAATAAG GACTGGCAGCAATCCCAAGATCAGGCGGAACAAGATCTGGGGGGGTCAGAATGGGGGCATTTTGGTTTACAACTCAG gcTTAGGATTCATTGAGGACAATGAGATCTTTGATAACGCGATGGCCGGAGTGTGGATCAAGACAGACAGTAACCCCACCCTGAGAAGGAATAAGATCCACGATGGGAGAGATGGTGGGATCTGTATTTTCAACGGAGGAAGAG GGTTGCTAGAAGAGAACGACATCTTCAGAAACGCTCAGGCAGGTGTTCTCATTAGCACCAACAGTCACCCCGTGCTGAGGAAAAACAGGATATTTGACGGCTTTGCTGCAG GTATTGAGATCACCAACCACGCCACAGCGACTCTAGAAGGCAATCAGATCTTCAACAATCGTTTTGGGGGATTGTTCCTTGCATCTGGTGTCAATGTTACAATGAAAG ATAATAAAATATTGAACAATCAAGATGCCATTGAAAAAGCTGTGAGCAGAGGTCAGTGCCTGTACAAGATTTCAAGTTACACCAGCTACCCGATGCACGATTTCTACAG GTGTCACACCTGCAACACGACGGACCGCAATGCCATCTGTGTGAACTGTATCAAGAAGTGTCACCAAGGACACGACGTGGAGTTCATCAGACATGATAG